The Cryptomeria japonica chromosome 9, Sugi_1.0, whole genome shotgun sequence DNA segment TTTACTTGTATTCAGATTTTCAAAACCCAATTACAAGTAACTGTGGTAATGTTGACCTTCCCCCTTTGGTAAAAGAGTTGatcttctttttacaaaatttacaaatgTTGAAGAATTACCATGAGACTCAATTCATTTGATTTCGggttttacaaatctgattacaagttGAATTTTTTCCCTTTTTCCAAGTTGTCAAGTTGAAAATATTCCTTCCCATACATGTACATGGTCATTCCTTCCATCTTCTACTTCATGTCAAAATCCCTTTctcaccatttcatccattcatttcactttcatccatttttcccatttaaagtctacttgttGTCGGAATTTTAAAACCTAATTGCAGGGGTCTTTACTTGCAATCAACCTTCCAAAagccgaaattggtccaaaatgcactcaataacacttgaaaatgagtcttaaaggtccaaatacaagtgcaaacttgtagttacccattacacatatgaaatTGCATGTtcattctccacaattgcaagttaatgctcttgctTTTCCACACATCTAATGCAGTTTCCAAGatccgaaattcacttgtgagcccatttttgcatcaatttatgtcttcccttgtcagtcttgtttgcacacacgacctaccaaatcaatggattaaggcatgggccttatttgcaagcagattccaagattggaggatgattaAAAGAGAGAACAATAATATGATGGAGCCACACAAGGAGATGGATAAGTAATGCGAATGATTGAGAGCATAGAAGGCTTTCAAGACAGACATAGGTTTCTTACTTCAACCTTGCAAAGAACTTCTCTCTTGAAAAGTCGATACTACGCCAAGCATGTGAAAGGTTGAAGTTTGCTGGTTAAAACCATAAagactatcaagggtgcaagttcttgttccAGTTGAAGATGTCATTTACCTCGATCACAGAACATCTTGCAGCagcatgaagattttcaaaacaGAGGATGACGTAATTAGAGTCATGTCTTCGGACACATACAatagtttcaattgtgtatttgtaattttgttttaacaaGTTTACTTGTGAAAAACAATTTAGTAATTGCAAGtttatcacttgcacttttgtaattacaagtaagcTGATTACAAGTCAATTTAAAATAGGACTTGTAATTCTGAATAAAACTTAGttagtagttggaataagtcatggtggttgagagaatttctcaagtttgTTGGGATCCTCCCAACTTTTTCTCAAAGCTCCTCTCCTCtaaatacttgagaggatataTTGTAATTgggatcttttggcaatgcaacaagacTACCAATTTGTatacactctaagactttgagcttagttgtaaatcagattgcagtcaattaaaagaggcaaattgctttcaaactttgtgttgattcaaggtgttaGGTGATGACATTTTCTggagattgattgtgagttttgaggtgttatacaagagggattcaagctcaatcttgCAAACTTTGAGCTACTTATTGCGTTTGGAATTTTAGATTGGTTTTCAGACTTCGTCTTGCAAACTTTGAGTTGCTTATCATGTTTGATGCCAATGTAGAAAGCTCAAAGTAAGAAGGtaacttgcagactttgtgctacttttattttctatgtttgtgcataagaggtgcatcatgtagtaagactttgagctgctacatattgtgcttggtTAGCAggaaatcatctaaaaaggttgataggacaatagaagtgttgaagactttgtgctttcatttttgttttcccGTCCTGGGGAAGTGACagaggtctttgtgctttcatggaaactttgcttccctttaagtcccaaaaatcctacaaaaaaatttcatttctgtatttgctgttatttatttccaattgctattacttttctacgaagagaaaagagtatagtttttcttgaaagaagaagaaagattgttgtttcacccatattagattagtttagtttgtagatagggggagccttccctaaattaggagagtatcatactcatacactgtggctgaaaccacaattttgcacatcccccaggtgtacaaaattttcaaccaacaaaactatcatgtcttattttaaattcaattaattttgTGGAATAAATGTCCTTTCCTATATTTCCCATGGATTAAGaagaaattgataagaaaataagtttaattaaaattaattatttggaTACGAATCAACTATTGTTTCTCATTTTTTATAAAAATAGCCAAGTAATTAATAAaatatcattatttttatttatttttccaagaAGGGGCATGAGAATTCATGGAGGTGCGATAATGTAACTCCCAAATCATTTGGCATCTTCTTTTATGACAGTTTCTTTGGCAGGGTTATGATAGCTCATAAATCGAGAGTTATAGTTGGCATTTTGAGGGAGCTTAAAAAGAGCTGTTTATGAATGAGCATATTTGGagggaaattgatggaaattaatatattttatttattttccatatGTGAGACGTTGGGATTTATGCCCCTACATTTATTTAAGTCAGAAAACTTTTTCGGTGGTTATCTTTTGCCATTATCAACAATTTTCTTCAAGAGAAGTTTGGGCTTTGAAATTCAAACTTGCATTTGAGGACAAAAACCTTCATGTGTGGACATCAGTTGATGAAAACCCATTAATTTTAGAAGCCAAAGATGTAGCCCCTTTGGTTAAAGAGAGCAATCTCATTCAATGTTTGCATTGGAGCTGATCAGTATTTTTATGCAGATTTTGGTGTTAGTTTACaggatttttgagttttttttgtgtgtttgaatttccagatttttttgttgtgttgtaaATGTTCTACAACAGTAATTTTCTGTAAGGAGGATTTTGCAGTCATTTCTTTAAGTTTATAGAGCAGTTGTGTGCAGTTTGGTGCCAAAATGGTCAAATTTAGGTCTTTGGAAGCATCCTCTTTATAGTAGATTTTGTGGGTTTGTTTAATATTTTGTTGTAGCTGTTGGCTTGCCGTTTAATATTGTTGTAAGAGCATATTTGCTGCTGATATATAGATCATATGAAGACTTCCTCCAAGATTGGTGTGAAGACCTCTTATCTATTTGCAGAAATTATCAATATTGTTGCATGCTGCAAGAGGTAATTTCCAGATTTATTATTCAGATTGTGAGGCTATTATTTGCTGTCATTTTCCAGTAATGTACTGTGTATTTTTATGTGTAATACATGTTTTTAATCAGCCCCTAAAATTTGGTGTTTCCAATTGAATTTAAGTGAACTTGTAAAATTCCGTTTACATATATGAGAAGAAATTGTTTAGAAATTTTGAGTATTTAGCAAGttatattgaaaatatttaaaatctgATGTTAATCATTGAATAATTTGGTTGGGACATTAGATAGTCTTGAGATTGCAGCCCCACTTGTGTCCATTATTGCCTATATCCCTGTGATGAACTGGATTTACCAAGCAACATGTTATGTCTATATATCATCTAATTTTGCATTTCAAAAATGCTCCCCATGTTGCAGATGGCACACATCATCAATATGTATTATTAAAAACAATACATGCAACACTGGGACCAAACATTATTCATTTCAACTTACTGGAGTGCATTGACTTCTACAATTAAAGTTCTGAACACCTCATGATTAAGCAGGAAAAAAATACATACAATCATGTCCAAAAGAGAAATCTTAATATTCATAGCACCTTACTGTAGTACATGTAATTAAAAATCTGAAAATATTTGACTAGAGGGAAAAAGGTACATACAATCATGTCCGGAAGAGGCATCTTAATTTTTGTCAGCATTATTTCACAATTGTTAGCCCTTCGCATGTCAACCTGCAATAGGATCACAAAATTCTGTTGGTTAAAAAATTCAAAACTAACTGCATTGAATTGTACATGGAGAAGCAACTGAAAAAAAATATATTGAGACTAATATACTGGGATACAAAAAATGGTGTAAGATACTACATAGCAAGGATCATTCTTGACGGTGCATGTAGTATGGAATGGATTGCAAACCTTTTGCATCCAACTCTTCATTTCTATTCATGTTATACGAGGAGAATCAAAAGTTCTTCCTTGATATTAACTTTTAGTCCCAGTAGATTATCAGCTGATATGCTGAAAGAAAAAACTGGTAGTTTCAGCGTTTTTTGAATGAAGTGAAGGTTAGGTTCAAAGCTGTGCCTAGAGGATCAAAACACCTTTTGCCTTTGGATTCAGGTAATGTGAGCCTGATGACAAACATAGAATATCCTGGGATACTGCAATCATAAGTAAAACAGCTAATAAAAAGATTGAGAGACTAATGTACTGGCATACACTGGACAGTTCAAGATAATACACGGCAAAGatcattcttgatgatgaatgTAGTCTGGAATGGATTGCAAATCCTTTGCAGCCACCTAGTAGAAGAATCAGCAAGTTCTTCCTCAATATTCACTTTTAGTCCCAAACCATTATCAGCTGATGTACCTGGAGCCAAATCTGGTATTTTCAGATTTTTAAATTTAGTAAAGATCAGGTCAATGACTCTGCCTAGAGGATCCAGAAGCCTTTTGCTTTTGATTCAGATAATTTGATAACCTGATTATGAATTGCTAGAATCTGTTGACATATACTAATAATATACTGATTTTATGTAAAATGTTGACCAACCTGTTGGTTAGTTTAGGTGAATAGCCGGGCTTTCTGAGCAATATAAATTATTTACAGAAAACTGGAGATTGAGTGTACTTACTTTCAATAAGAGTTTATTATGTCAGCAGCACAGGTAATATTTGCAGATGTGTTGGGAGGTTGGTGAATTGACTGATGAGTGGAGGGACCAGAAGATAGTGTGGATTGGGTTGACAATGACCAGTTGGATTGCTGAGCTTTGTTTATGTGGAGGAATTTGACATAGCAGAGGCTAATTTGGTTGACTTGGAAGAAATGGCCATCATCAATGTTGACCACTGACAGGAAAAAGATGAGAACTGTTCTCAAAATCTGTTAAGGTAATGCACTCAACTGTTGTCAAAATCCGTTAAGGAAAGCATTCTTTCAAATGCAGTCTAATCTAAGTAAAAACACTGGGCAAACAGCAACAGATTTTGAGGTTAAAGGGATAGCTAATAAGGGCAAGTTGGTTCCTAAAACTGCAGTTTAGAGTAGTGGTGTAGTGATACAACAGCAGTGGATGATTTTCACCACTAAACATGCCTTAGCTAAGTCTATTTGACATATTGAGAACTTTGTAGAGTGCCAACCCTGAAAGCCAAATGTTTATACCCTGGTAAATGATAATTTTAGTGTCCACTGTCCTCCAGAGTTTCTTAAGGATCAGGTGATTGCCTCTCTTGAGAAGCTTAGCAATATGATGGTGGGCCAACTATATAAGATGAAGAAATATTTCCAATAACTGTTTTTGCTATAAAAAAGAATCTGGTGAATCATGATCTTCAGTTGGATCTTGAAATGATAAACCAGGTGATGGAGTTGTGAATCGCTGAATAATCAGTGAGAAATTTTAGAGTTTCCCTGGTAGACAATTCCTTGAGAGTTTCTTCCTGAATGTATGTTGTCTTGATGGGACATGCAGAGCATCTCTGCAACAAATGAGAGTTGCAGATGCTGGCATTCAGTCTCATCCTAAGCAAGGGTGGTAGCAGTCTCGTCAGTTTGTATTATGAGACCTTATCCATAAATCTTAATCTGTTTTCAGCATGGCTTAGGCTACTTCTTGATTGGTCCTCATGGGCAGTTTTGATATATTCTATGGCTAGGCTTCCAGCTAAGTTGATAGCTGAGTTATACAGCCACTATGTGCTCCAAACATTAATTTAAACTTTGGGAGCTTATATTTGCTTTCTGATTGTAGTAGAAGTAGAGATTGTTGGGTACTCCATCAGCCTTGGACCCGCCTTATAGTTCACAGGAAGTTCTGCATTTTAGTGCCTTTGTTCACTTGCTATCCAAGAGCATTGTTGGACATCGCATATATCTGGCCTTTGTAAGCCCTTTTGGGTACAGTGTTTTTCTATATTGATAATTCTGTTTACAATACTGTCAGATATTTTGTACAATTCAACTAAATTTTATTGAAGCACTAACTGCATCACCCACACAGCAAATGATCTAAAGATAAATCTAGCTCCATGTAAGAATTTGATGTTGTTTCTAGAAGTATTTAATTTTTCAAGCAAATTAGAACGGTCCATAGTGCGTCCTGTCAATAATATCTCATGTATGCAGTCTGAAACACTGATACAAACGTGTTCAAACCCAGTAATATAAGAGCTCCAATAAAAAATTTAACTGCTGGGCCTTCTATAAGATGGTCTACACTAAACTATAATGTAGAAGACAGAATGGCCTGGTTGAAACAAGCAAATAGATAATAAATACATAAGTGTAACTGACTGTATTATCCATGCAATGGGTCATCTAATTTAACTTGCCAAATAAACAAAGTACAAAGTCAATCTGACTCACTTAAGTTAATGCCTTTCTCCCGGGTCACATCAATACACTCTAAATTTGTCACTAACAATAGCATACAATGAGTAACAAGACCAAGTATTGCTTTCCCCACTCCATATCTTTCATTCAGATACGAAGATTATGGATAAATAGAAAATTGAGTTCTCTAATGAAGGATTAGGTGTTACAGACTGACATCCTGAAATGTAATTTACATCAAAAAGCAACCTGGAAAGTACATATACTTCAAAGCAAAGTTGACAATGCAGTACAATAATTCAAAGTAATAAATGATCCAAAAACATGTGCATAAGTCCAATAGCAGAATGGAAATCAAATGGAGCCTGAAAGTTCAATGCTCTTCACCCCTGGTGAGTGGTAAATTCAGCATCAACTTCCATTCAGAGTTTTGTGAGAATCGGAACCTTGCCTCTCTTCAGAATTGCTTGGCACAACAAAGGAGCCAGTGCATAAGATGGAAAGAAACTTTCTGATAGctatatcttataatagaagagagtCAATTGAATCAGAGTCATCAGTTGGGCCTCGAAATAATAATCAGGGTGTTGGAATTGTAAATTGCTGCATAATGAATAAGCACCTTTAGTGTTTCCCTGCTAATCAATTAGCTGAAATTGTCTTCTTTAACGTATCAGTTTTGATAGTGTATAATTATGGGAAAAAACTTTCAGATAATCAATCTTATTACAAAAGAGGGTCTATCGAATCAGAACCTTCAGTTGGATCTTGAAATGATAAACAGGGTGATGGAATTGTCAATAGCTACAGAATGAAACGGTAATTTAGAGTTTCCCTGATAATCAGTTCACTGAAATTTTCTTCTTTAATGTATGACAGTTCAATAGTGTATACTTAGTGTAATTTCAATATTGTATACTTAGTGTATTTTCAATAGTGTATACTTAGTGTAATACACCATATTATACTTACTGAAATGCActctattttaaatttattattgcaGTTTGTGCAATAATTTTTTTCTCCAAATGTGGGAAAGTTCAAAATCAGAACCTTTTCTTTATGTTTCAACACAGTGTGTATGTTGGGATATAAAAGGAAAAGATAACTAGGAAAAGAAATTATCTGGATCTTTATTGAAGCTTTTATTTCTTTGATGAATTTTACTCTATttatttgttttcttattttcagTTTTGCTTTATCCCCCTAGATATCTTTTGCGCTTCTTTATAAAGGAATGAGAGTTTCCAGTTAGTGTGTGAAAGAAAATATACGGATTTGTATACCTGAGTTATTCAAAAGATAAAAAGCGGCAGCTTGCTACCCATAATATATCTATGTAGTGTCTTTCCATATCTTTACAGTTTGATTGCTCCTCAGATAAGTTGATTTCACTGTCACCCTCAGTGAGGGTGTTGAAATTCTCATCATTTCTTGTCACTATATTTTATCTTCCAATCTTAACGTGTTTTCCTCATTTCTCTAAGTTACTTATTAGCTACTCTTTGTGCCCAGGTTCCATGTGTCATTAGGCTATGCTTTTGGTTGAGTTGACAACTGAGTTATAAGTTTATAACACCTCTCTGCATTAATGGCTACTAATTTTAATAATTGAAGGCTTATATTTACATTATTAATTTTATAAGAATTATGGTCTGTAGGGTGCTCCATCAGACTTGGCCCTTCCTTATGGGTCATGCAAGGTTCCATACTTTGATGCTTTTGTTCATTGGTATCAAAGAGTACTTGCCAAAATCAAGGGGGTGAACAATAGAAAACTGCTCATCTGGCTCAACCAAGGGGAAAGGACTCCCCAATGAAGGAGGAGGATGAGAGTGTGAGAGATAGTGAACCACTCAGCCAGATCAACCACTGGGTATCCAAGAGTGTTGTTGGATATCACAAACCTATCTGACCTATTGGGTACAGATTTATAACATAAAATTCATTTTTCTCTCATGTTGGAATCTTTTTTCAACAATCCAACCAAATTTCAATGAAGTAATTTAATAAATACTATATTACCAATGTAGAAAATGATCCAAAGATAAAACTAGTTTCATTTACAAATTCAATGTTACTTCCTAggaatatttcatttttttaagaaaattaaaaaaagtttATAATGGTTGACAATATCATAAGTACACGACAAGAACCACTGCTATAAAAGTGTTCAAACAAAGTAATAAAGAGCCCCAGCAGAGTTCTAAGTGCTTGGACCCTCTTCAAGATGTTCTACACTGCACTGTGATGTAGAAGACAAAGTGACATTGCCTAAACAAACAAAGAGATGATAAATGGAAGAAGAATTCAAGATGGAGTAGCCTTACCTTTTTATGTTATCCTTTCATTAACATCAAGCAAGGGTCCACAGTTAGAGATAAATGATTCCAAGGTTACCCACTTGGGTTATCCACCTTCACATGCCATCTATTTTAACTTGCTCAGAAAACAAGCACAAAATCAAGCTAACTAGCTTAAACTTATGCATTACTCCCTATTTACATCATTATACTCTGAATTTGTGATTTCAATTTACAAACAAAGCATATAATGAATAACAAGGCTTCTCCATTCCATAGTTTTTGTTCAGATATAGAGATTATGGATAATTGGAAGACTAAATTCCCTAATTGGAAGACTGAGAATGTCAGACTGACATCATGAAATGTGATTTGCATCAAAAAACTTGTTAAACTCCCTAAATGGAGGATTGAGAATGTCAGACTGACATCATGAAATGTGATTTGCATCATAAAACTTGTAAGTGCATATATTTTGTAgtttctccttttgtttcaaaaaaGTGCAGGCCTGCCATGACAGAGAAGGCTCTAATGGCCCTTTCATGTAAATATAACATTGAAAGCAATCGCATCAGGAAAAAGGTAACAGGCAACCTTGGAATCATATGTTCAGAGTCccattttattgttttttattgtttggATAAAGACTCAAATTCTACTAGAGTTGCTACTGCTTTATCTTAACAGTGCATACACATACTAGACAATCAGAAATAAGGAGACCAATGAATCCTCATATCATTATTACAGTTAATGCAAGTGGGAAAGATGAACCAGTTTCAATTGCAATGGTAAATATTGAATTTTCAAAGTGTAAATATTAACCGATAAGCAAGAGCTATACACAACAGAGATTATGAAATGTTACTAAAAACTAGAATCAATACAGAGATGGAACAGGAGTTATGTAAATGTAGCATCAAAACTAAATGTAATGATTTTATCTAGTTCTAGTCTTCATTTATAGATTTGTATAGGTATTGAAGCTAGTACATGAACAAAAACACAAGAATTATGAAATGTTACTAAAACTAGAGTCCAGAATCAATACAGAGATGGAAGGGGAGTTTGGAAGTGTAGCACTTGGACTAAATGTAATGATATTGTCTATTTCTCGCTTTTATAGATTTCTATAGGTATAGAACCTAGAAACATGAGACAGAAGCACAATGATTCGCTACATACCAAATGTACTATCTCTTGTTTAGGAGCATTTGAGGCTCGCCGACTACCTCCTTTTTCTGTGCTTCCTATGTCAGTTGATACAGCAGCTGAGAAAAGGCTTTCCAACTCAGACATATCAATTTCTGGAGCCCTGAAAGACAACACCAAAATTAGTAAGTACTAATGAATGAAATAGCATCATGAAATCTAAGTAAAAAATGGTGCCATGAAAAACATTTTACTAATGTGAGTTAATAACTAACTGCCTTGATTGTTCTTCTTGTTTTTGAGTGTCTGCCCATAGGCTGCCTTGCATTGCTCGAGTAACTTTGACCCAATGCAATGGCTTTAAAGATGACCGCTTTGGTGCCAAATACCCAAATGAAGATGTAGTTCCACGACCTCTTGCACTTGACTGTGAAGGAGCACCGGGTGCACCCCTTCCCCTTCCAAGTGGAGCAGATCCTCTTGCtcctggtggtggtggaggaggtgggccCCCTCGACTTGCCCCAGGAGGAGGTGGACCCCCACGACCCCCTGGAGGGGGAGGTGGGGGTGGTGGGCCTCCTCGTACCCCTGGAGggggaggtgggggtggtggacccCCATGACTCCCTGGAGGGGGAGGTGGGGGCGGTGGGCCTCCTCGTACCCCTAGAGggggaggtgggggtggtggacccCCACGACCTCCTGGAGGGGGGGGTGGCAGAGGTGGACCCCCACGACCCCTTGGAGGGGGAGGTGGCGGAAGTGAGCCCCCGCGACCCCCTGGAGGGGGCAATGGGGGTGATGGGCCTACACTTCTCCCCGGAGGAGGGGGAGGAGGGGGTGGTGGAGGTGGCGATGGAGGTGGTGGACCCACACGACTTCTCTCAATAGGAAGGGATGGGAGGGATGGTGGTTCCCCATGACCTCTACCCACAAGAGGGGGTGGCAGAGGCGGCAGCGGTGGTACTGATGGTGCTGATGGTGCTGATCCTTCATGAAGTCCACGCGGAGGcagtggtggaggtggtggaggcaCTAACCCAACAAGAACCCCATGTGAAGGTGGTGTTTGTGATGGCAACAAGGGTGGTGGTCCTTCACGACGTCCActtggaggtggtggtggaggtggcggTGGCGAAGGTGGCAATTGCTCATTTGATTTTCCACAATTCAAAGGTGGTTGTTTGGGTGGTGATTGGGGTAGAATTGACAATGAGGGTGGAAGTGGGGATGATGCAACACTTAATTTTGGTGgaagtggaggtggtggaggtggtggtggtggtggtggcggTGTGGTGTTTGACTTGGTTGGGAGTAAAGATGAGCGTGGCGAGATAGGAAAAGAGGAACCTAATcttgaaggaggaggaggaggaggtggtggtggtggtggtggtggtggtggcagAGGTGATGGAGATTCACTACTATTAGACAATTTCAGGGGAGGTGGCGGTGGTGGTGGAGGAACACTTGATTTCAATGAATATGGTAGGTGTGGAagtggaggtggtgatggaggtgcAACTGCAGACAAAGTTGAGCCTACTCTTTGTGGTGCagagagtggagaatggtgaacaGTAATCCTTGATGATGTTTCAGACAATGATGACTGATATGGTGGTGGTGGTGGCGGTggcggtggagatggtggtggcACAAAAGGATTTCTGTTAAATGTGGGGTGTAGTTGAGTTGTAGATGGCATTGTCCCTGCAGGTGGAGGTGAGGTTGTAGTTGGCAACACTGATTCATTAGATTGATCTACagatggagggagagatggtgGAATTTGATTCAAAAATTCAGGATCAGACTTTGGCTTAGAATGGGGTGAAGGTGGCCAAAATTCTGCATCCTTGGACTCTTTCTCTTCATCTCCAATCACAGCAGATATTGGATGTGAATCTTGCTTGCTCATCAAGGTTGGTTGACTGTGAAGATCACTGGGAAAAAAATTCTCAAATCTTTCTTGAAAACCATTTGATGACATCTGTTGAATGAACCAAAGAGCCGCATCACCTCCAGTATCAACCCATTCAAGACCACTGAAAAGTTCTTGGACCCTTGCAAAAGCTTCAATTGGCAATCCACCTTTCTCTTCCCCATTAGGTGTTATAATAGGAGGCCGTGAAGGAGACAGAGATTCAATTTCTCCAAACAGCACCTGATGTCACAATTTTAATAACAAACAACATAAATTGTGTTTATTTGATGTCCTCCTATCTACATAGTTTATAAAAATGAACTTAAAGCCATACAAGACAAAGCACTTACTTCTGCTCGAAAGCTTTTTGAAAACCGTTCCTTGGAATCCCAAAGTATATCAAGATCATCTGCATTCAGCATCAGAATGTTGGACCGAATGAAAGCTGTATTAAACATGACACGGAACATCATAACTTCTCTCTCTGGGTCTGTCTCTAAATGGATGCACTCCAGGACGACATCACCTTGAACTGTACACTGAATGTCGATTTTCACAACATCACAATCAACCTGCTTGAAGAAATGCAGTATGTCATAACAAAAGTCCTATCCTTTATTCAAGCAGAAAATTTCAGTCCATAAATGTGAGCATCTTAAGTCATAAAACAAGTAATTTCAAACCTGCCGATAGTGCCTCAAGGTTTTCTTCTTCTTCCCCGTAGAGAAGAGCATCTTTGTAGAGAGACCATCCTTATTATGAATATCCCGCCCAAAAATACGAATAATCGGACGGCATCCATTTTGAGAATCAAAATTAGGGACAGCACGAAGAATGAGACAATCCAACGAAAGTGCACGCTCCATGGGTGGCCATTCTGGTGACATGTTTCTTCTAGCTACATATTGAAGATACCGTAACTGTGAAGGAAATGGATTTAGAGGTGACAAAAGCTGCAAATAACCTTTTGGTGCCTCCCGATAAACACTTTCAAGAGTCCTTTGTTCAACCATCTGAAGCTTTCTGTAGATAAGAAAGCTCGAAAG contains these protein-coding regions:
- the LOC131072912 gene encoding formin-like protein 3 isoform X2 encodes the protein MSLFSRFFYRRPPDGLLEFTERVYVFDSCFSTEVLSDEMYLIYLREIVTELHEQFPDSLFLAFNFREGEKRSKFAEIVCEYDVTVMDYPRQYENCPLLPLSLIQHFLRASDNWLSMRNNQNVVLMHCERGGWPLLAFLLSSFLIYRKLQMVEQRTLESVYREAPKGYLQLLSPLNPFPSQLRYLQYVARRNMSPEWPPMERALSLDCLILRAVPNFDSQNGCRPIIRIFGRDIHNKDGLSTKMLFSTGKKKKTLRHYRQVDCDVVKIDIQCTVQGDVVLECIHLETDPEREVMMFRVMFNTAFIRSNILMLNADDLDILWDSKERFSKSFRAEVLFGEIESLSPSRPPIITPNGEEKGGLPIEAFARVQELFSGLEWVDTGGDAALWFIQQMSSNGFQERFENFFPSDLHSQPTLMSKQDSHPISAVIGDEEKESKDAEFWPPSPHSKPKSDPEFLNQIPPSLPPSVDQSNESVLPTTTSPPPAGTMPSTTQLHPTFNRNPFVPPPSPPPPPPPPPYQSSLSETSSRITVHHSPLSAPQRVGSTLSAVAPPSPPPLPHLPYSLKSSVPPPPPPPPLKLSNSSESPSPLPPPPPPPPPPPPPPPSRLGSSFPISPRSSLLPTKSNTTPPPPPPPPPPPPLPPKLSVASSPLPPSLSILPQSPPKQPPLNCGKSNEQLPPSPPPPPPPPPSGRREGPPPLLPSQTPPSHGVLVGLVPPPPPPLPPRGLHEGSAPSAPSVPPLPPLPPPLVGRGHGEPPSLPSLPIERSRVGPPPPSPPPPPPPPPPPGRSVGPSPPLPPPGGRGGSLPPPPPPRGRGGPPLPPPPPGGRGGPPPPPPPLGVRGGPPPPPPPPGSHGGPPPPPPPPGVRGGPPPPPPPPGGRGGPPPPGASRGGPPPPPPPGARGSAPLGRGRGAPGAPSQSSARGRGTTSSFGYLAPKRSSLKPLHWVKVTRAMQGSLWADTQKQEEQSRAPEIDMSELESLFSAAVSTDIGSTEKGGSRRASNAPKQEIVHLVDMRRANNCEIMLTKIKMPLPDMISAVLALDSSILDVDQVENLIKFCPTKEEMEMLKNYSGEKEMLGKCEQFFLELMKVPRVESKLRVFSFKITFSTQVKELRSNLEIINHASREIRESVKLRRIMQTILSLGNALNQGTARGSAIGFKLDSLLKLTDTRARNNKMTLMHYLCKVLAEKMAELLDFDKDLVRIEAASKIQLKSLAEEMQAVSKGLEKVEQELTISENDGAVSIGFRKVLKDFLHMAEADVRSLTSLYSEVGRNADSLAQYFGEDPARCPFEQVISTLLNFVNMFKKAREENIKLAEAEKKKAEKEKIKSTPAKRDLADPEKSRLSPSRKESDFMFSPRRNKAG
- the LOC131072912 gene encoding formin-like protein 3 isoform X1, producing MSLFSRFFYRRPPDGLLEFTERVYVFDSCFSTEVLSDEMYLIYLREIVTELHEQFPDSLFLAFNFREGEKRSKFAEIVCEYDVTVMDYPRQYENCPLLPLSLIQHFLRASDNWLSMRNNQNVVLMHCERGGWPLLAFLLSSFLIYRKLQMVEQRTLESVYREAPKGYLQLLSPLNPFPSQLRYLQYVARRNMSPEWPPMERALSLDCLILRAVPNFDSQNGCRPIIRIFGRDIHNKDGLSTKMLFSTGKKKKTLRHYRQVDCDVVKIDIQCTVQGDVVLECIHLETDPEREVMMFRVMFNTAFIRSNILMLNADDLDILWDSKERFSKSFRAEVLFGEIESLSPSRPPIITPNGEEKGGLPIEAFARVQELFSGLEWVDTGGDAALWFIQQMSSNGFQERFENFFPSDLHSQPTLMSKQDSHPISAVIGDEEKESKDAEFWPPSPHSKPKSDPEFLNQIPPSLPPSVDQSNESVLPTTTSPPPAGTMPSTTQLHPTFNRNPFVPPPSPPPPPPPPPYQSSLSETSSRITVHHSPLSAPQRVGSTLSAVAPPSPPPLPHLPYSLKSSVPPPPPPPPLKLSNSSESPSPLPPPPPPPPPPPPPPPSRLGSSFPISPRSSLLPTKSNTTPPPPPPPPPPPPLPPKLSVASSPLPPSLSILPQSPPKQPPLNCGKSNEQLPPSPPPPPPPPPSGRREGPPPLLPSQTPPSHGVLVGLVPPPPPPLPPRGLHEGSAPSAPSVPPLPPLPPPLVGRGHGEPPSLPSLPIERSRVGPPPPSPPPPPPPPPPPGRSVGPSPPLPPPGGRGGSLPPPPPPRGRGGPPLPPPPPGGRGGPPPPPPPLGVRGGPPPPPPPPGSHGGPPPPPPPPGVRGGPPPPPPPPGGRGGPPPPGASRGGPPPPPPPGARGSAPLGRGRGAPGAPSQSSARGRGTTSSFGYLAPKRSSLKPLHWVKVTRAMQGSLWADTQKQEEQSRQAPEIDMSELESLFSAAVSTDIGSTEKGGSRRASNAPKQEIVHLVDMRRANNCEIMLTKIKMPLPDMISAVLALDSSILDVDQVENLIKFCPTKEEMEMLKNYSGEKEMLGKCEQFFLELMKVPRVESKLRVFSFKITFSTQVKELRSNLEIINHASREIRESVKLRRIMQTILSLGNALNQGTARGSAIGFKLDSLLKLTDTRARNNKMTLMHYLCKVLAEKMAELLDFDKDLVRIEAASKIQLKSLAEEMQAVSKGLEKVEQELTISENDGAVSIGFRKVLKDFLHMAEADVRSLTSLYSEVGRNADSLAQYFGEDPARCPFEQVISTLLNFVNMFKKAREENIKLAEAEKKKAEKEKIKSTPAKRDLADPEKSRLSPSRKESDFMFSPRRNKAG